The genomic stretch CCATTCAATCATGCTTAATCCTTTCCTTCCTACCAACCATATGAAATGAGTCCAAAATCAACTTTCCATTATATATTTCAATGTCATTGATTCTTCTTCTGATTCCTACTCAAATCTCAGCTACTCAACTTTAACTTCATTCCAACTTGATTTTCACTTGTTTCAGCAACACTCGTACTACTACTCATTGtgatatttaaactacttttttCTATAGTCTATAGCTAGGATCTTTCTACATTGTAGCTACTGCTCATTGATTCGGATTTTAATCTAGAACATTGTAATAAAATCTAGTGGTCCAAATTTTTTAGTAAGGAATGTAGAAAATACAAATTAAAACTTGTATCCTAATGGTCAGAATCCCAACTTTCATTTCATACATATTTTCATTATAAACTCGTTCCTTAAGTTTTTACTATATAAATTctattttatgcattttttttaaggaaattcataaaaatacgtaaggtttatttaaaaaaaatactaaaaatacagaatttataaaaaattataaaaatacggagtgacataatcataaatatataatttttttttgtaaataacatttacagactaaatagaaaattgtaaGAGACGATTACAGAACCGTAACAAATTATTatccgtatttttgtaaaaaaaatttttTACCGCTTGCCTTAATTAACTACAAaataccaaataaataaataaataaataaataataaaataactcAAAATCTAACCTAAAATAAATCTAACAATAATGTTCtaacaaaataatataataactttGTATCAAACTTAGTAGTGACAACATGCAATTTATAAAAGAGTCTTGTATCCAAAAGAACAATGAGATCTCtaattcaaatatattttattttagtatgtATATAACTAACATTTTTGGTAGTTTAAGGTCCTTATTATAATGATAATCGGTCTTAGTGAACATTAATATACCAATAAGAGGTCAACATGTAATATACCAATAATGGTGTTGGAAAAAAGTTTCAATAGTTGCTTACTAAAAAGGTCACCGTTCCTTCACTTTCAGTCAAACCTCTCAATGCCACCCCATGTGAGCAGGTCCAGCCCATAACCCATCATCATTTATGAGCTTTTTTTTGGTATAAAGGAAAGAGGGTTCTCTCTTCTCATTtttcattcaaattaaaaaaaccaTTGATTTGATTGATTAAATCTCAATTCTCAACTTCCATTTAAGttctaattaattagttagtGCAAGCTTCGAGGGAAGTTTGGTTGAGAATTGGGATTATCAAAGTGATAAAGTCAATGATTCTGAGTTGTTCGCTTCATACCCATTTACAATTTCAAGCCAATCAGTAGGATGAACACATGCGTTGGTTATAAAACCACTATTATAccatattatttagtttgttaGAATGTATAATAATTTTGTATTGACATCTTTACAATTAAAAGTTACTATAGTTTAAGCTCTAGTTTAAAAAATTCATTAACTACTAAGTTATTCTCATTTTGATACTTTTTTGTCTCAACTACTACCAAATCAATTTATTACTATTCTTTCAAATGTTGATTATGAGTTTTATTTAAGAGAAAATTACATAATACACCGTATAaagcaaaaaaatttgaaatatacgGTTGCCTACTTTTATACGGTTTTTTATTTCAAATATACGGTTTTTTATAAAGTctttttttcaaatttcaaaccCCGAAGTTTTTTTGTATTCTCTTTCTCTTTCATCTGTTTCATTCTCCGTTTCTCATTTTTTCTTTGGCCGAGTCCGAAAACCTAACTgagtttcttcattttttttcaaaatcgtTTGGCATTGACTGGTTAAACAATGGTTGTCACTCGTGCGGGGTCTGCATCTCCTGCTCGGTCGGGTGCTGCGTTCTCTGGCCCAGCATCCTCGAAGCATTCCGACGATCAAGAGTCTTCCGAAACGAAGGGGAAACTTCTGAAGAGTAATCTTTCTCCTTTGTGTAAAGGGAAAGCTGTTTTGAAGTATTCATTGGATTCTCCCCTTCCTAATgtgatcgaggatgatgttggtGGTTCAAATGAGTTGAAGGAGGGCGACATGCATGCGAGTGTTGACTTAATTGGGAAAAAGTTGAAGCGAAAACATGTTGCATTGTCAAAGAGCAAAGTCAGTGCGAAGAAATCTAAGAAACTATCTATTGAAGGTTCTAGTCGAGTAAAGTGCAAGGCTAACAGAAAAATTGCGAAGAAGAATGTTGGTTTACTGGATAAACCGAAGGTATTTATGTTTGTGTCGTTTAAATTcgttttgttcttttttttctgttttttatgGGTCTATTTGTCTTGTTGCTGTTAACAATTGTTATTTTTTTGTATCAAAGTGTTACAGGTTTGTTAATGGTATTTCTGATGTTTGTAACCTTGTTTTCCATTTTTGTAAACATATGTTACAAGTCATAATTTGGTAGTTTTGTAACGAAGTGTTACAAGTTTGTTAATGTTCTTTCCGACGTTTGTAaatatgtttttcttttctttaaactTATGTTACAGGTTCTAATTTGGTAGTTTGTGTATTTTATATATTAGGTTTTATATTCTTGAAATATGTTTTctatgttgttcatgctctgatctgatttatgtttttaattttgttaatttttgttaggtttttgtacctatatgttacatgtttgttaATGGTATTACTgaaaccatgtttttgtttttttgtaaacATATGTTACAGGTCCTATATTGTTAGTTTTGTAACCAAGTGTTACAAGGTTGTTAATGTTCTTTCTgatgttgtaaatatgtttttctttttttgtaaaCATATGTTACAAGTTCCTATTGTTAGTTTTTGTAACCAAGTGTTACAAGGTTGTTAATGTTCTTTCTgatgttgtaaatatgtttttctttttctgtaaACATATGTTACAAGTTCCAATTTGTTAGTTTTTGTATTTAAAGATAATaggttttatattattgaaatatgttttcattttttcaagttttgATTGTATCTGTTTTAATTTCATTTCATCAATTTGTGTTTTTCTTGTCATCTAATCATTTGATTTGTcttgttttaaaattttgttgGTTGTCTATTATTCTATGCAGCATATGGAATGTTTTATCAAACATGAGGATCATTATAGAGCAAGAGTCAATTTTCACTGTGGTTTTGAGAAGATCAATGTGATCTCAGAAAAATTGACTGACTCTCAAAAGGTTTTGTTTAGTAAGACTTGCTTTGGTCATTTTCTAAACCTTAAATCTTATGCTAATCAAGCTAAATTGGTTCACCATGTTTTGTTGAGAGAAGTTAACcaaccaaacttaaatgaaatgtGGTTTAAAGTTTGTGGAAAGCTGATTAGGTTTTCTTTGGGTGAATTTGGGTTATTGTCTGGGTTAAATGTGTTTGGTGATATTGATAGAGGTGGAATTAAGAATAGTAATCCTATTGGATTGTATTCGAAATTTTTTGGTGACCATACAAGGGGCATTTCAAGAATTATTGTTGAAGAAAGGTTTAAGGCTGCCAATTTTGATAATGATGATGAGGCTGTTAGGATGGCTGTACTTTACCTGATCACTAACTTTTTGTATGCTTGGCAAAAAGAGAAGAACATTGAAAAAACTGACTTGTATCTTTGTGATAGTGGTGGTTTTAATCATTTTCCATGGGGAAAGGATATTTTTAATGTGACTCTCTCATCTTTGAGAGATGCTTTAAGGGAAAATGAAGTTGTTATTACTCGGCAAGGTTCTTACCCAACCTATAAGTTGAATGGTTTGCCATTTGTTTTCCAAGTTTTCATTTACGAATCAATTCCTAGTTTAGAGGGAACttattgtgagaaggttagttGTGGTCTGCCTAGGATTATAAATTGGTCATCTGTTGCAATCCCATCTCATAAGGAGCTTGAGAGGAATGTGTTTTCATTACATAAggtaatttttattctttttgctTTTCTTTATATatgaatttatttgatttttttaatattgtaaACTGATTTTTCTGTGTTGTTATTTGCAGACCAAAATTGTTAAAGTTTTGCCCACTGATGAAGAGAACAATGCCTTCAAGCTTGAAGGTTTTTTCCAGTGCAACAAGGATATGAATGTTGCTGATTTTGAGGATGATGATTTTGTTGCTCCTCCAAAGAAACCAACCAGTGAGGCTCCTTCCTCATCATATGTTCCTTGTGTGACATTTGGTTTTTCTGATATGAAAATTATTGTGGATGAATGTCAGAAGAAGTGTAACATTATGTCTAAGGAAATTGCATTTTTAAAGTCTGCTAGTGAATCTAGACATAGGGCATTGATGGAGATGTTGGTTAATCTGAAAAACGATCAAGATTTAAAACACAAGGCAGTTATGGAAATGTTAGGTGAGTTGAGGCCAAAATCATGTGGTATTAATGATGATATTGATCATGTTGATGTTGGTTTTGTGGGAGCTGATGTTGGTGATACTTCTGGTGGTGGTggtgtttcaaaggaaaaggatAAGTTTTTTGAGAATGAAAGTTTTACCCAAGTTTTTGATGAATGCATTCAAGCAATGCAAGAAGATGCTGCTGGAGATATGGTAATTGCAGATGATAAGAATGATACAGTAAATGAGAATGAGAAGACTACTGGGAATGATGTTGAAGAAACAATGGTATGTattcttatctaaatattaattttattgctTGGTTggtttgttattttttattttatattttatagatgtttatatttctgttaatatatataattaatattttctttttattaatttttgttttccctttttgATAGGAATCTGATTTTGTTTCCATTGGAATATGAGAAGTGGAAGAGAAAGTTTAGAATTCTTGTTTTGTAAACCTCTTGTTATTAATttgtaaactttttttttcttagttAGTTTTGTACAAGACTTTTCCAGAGCATGTATAAACTCTGTTATGTTTTTGTAAACTTATGAATTTTGGAATTTTTTGTTTggcaattattattttttattatatatacaaCTTTTTTTTCCAGAGCTATGACCAGGTTATTTTGGTTTcatgatttgtatttttttaaggtaatgtattcatgtatttctgtattaatttataaaattttgtttTTCCATAGAATATTGTCAAACCTCATGATGATGTAGCTGATGTTGTTAAAGATCTAGAAGAAGAGGCTCATATTTTTAACAACATGAATGTGGAGATTTTTGATAAAGTTGTTCATGCAGCTGTTGGTGATTTGGCAAAGAAAAAGGTAACTAAACAAGGCAGATATTGtattttgttttctctttttGCAATATGTTCCAATAGTTGTATTATTgagtttttcatattatttttgtttCTAGGAAGTTATTATGGCAACACCCATTGCTGGTTCTTTGATGAATCCAGTAGTTGTGTCTACTCCTGTTGTTGGCAAAAGGAATCCAAAGCCTGCTACAGTTTTGCAATCTCCTTTTGTTAACCAATTTGGATCATCTTCTTCTAAGGATATGAAACATTTGGAGGTTGTGAAGTCTAAAAGGAAGGTTGTGGGACGATATGCTTTTGGAGACAATCTTTTTGATCTGCCTAATCAAATTGACCAAGACTCTTTTAACAAGTGGTTTTCTCTGGGGCTGAGAAAAAATAATAAGTATGcttctattttttaattgtttttttatttattttgtatttcagTTTCTGTTTCACCATAATTCACTTTTAAATGTTTATAATTGTTATAGGTATAAGAAATTTGATGATAATAATAGTATCATTAAGGAGCCATTTCAGTTTTGTGTAACTGAGATTGAGAGAAAAATTTGGTTTTATGATTTAGTTAAAGATGGGAGGGATTTGGACAATGAGGTATTTTTTTCCCTTATTATTATTAAGTTGTTTTAGTTTTACTGTTTTCATTATTCTCATTATGGTTTGCTTCTTGTTTTTTCAGCATATTAATGTGGCATTTTATTACCTTAGAAAAAAAGCCAAGTATTGTGAGTTGATAAATGTTAGAGTTACTACTACAGATAACTCTTTTGATCAAGTTATCACTTCTCTGTATGATGTGTATCTGTCAAGTGACTGTGATCGATCTGTTATATCGCATAACAGTGTTATTTTTGAGTATATTTGTGGTTATAAAATGCTTTGTAACACCCCTTGGTCGCTAGTAGATTTCATTTTATTCCCTATTAATATGACTGTTGTTGGCTGTAATCATTGGATTCTTGGGGAGTTCAACGTGAAGCAGAGATTTTTTAAAGTCTACAACTCAATGAGAAATAGAGTTATGGATAAGAAAGTATTGAAAGTTGTTGAAGCATATTCTACTTTGTTGCCCTTGTTTCtttctttaaataatttttatgagtCAAGGGAAGATATTGATCTAAATGCACAAGCATTCAAGGGCATTGATATGTGTCACCCGTTGGACATTGTGTTTGATGATGAGGTTCCACAACAGAGTAACAAGTAAGtggtttttttttagttattgttattttttggtTGCATTATTTTGTTTATATGCATTTATGTGTTACtgattttgttgttttttttttgtagcgATTGTGGGATTTTTATCATAAAGTTTGCTGAATTTCTTATGCATGGACTTATTGAAAATATCCCCAATCCTCTGAATGTTAGTTTCCAGAGAAACAAAATTGCAGTCGAGCTATATGTCCATGCTAAAAGAAAGAAAGATGAAGGCTATCTATCTGATGGGGAGTTCAGAGGAAGAATGAGCAAGAAGATGTTGAATGTTAATGCAATGGAAGTATGAGAGCATCAAA from Humulus lupulus chromosome 5, drHumLupu1.1, whole genome shotgun sequence encodes the following:
- the LOC133778838 gene encoding uncharacterized protein LOC133778838, translating into MVVTRAGSASPARSGAAFSGPASSKHSDDQESSETKGKLLKSNLSPLCKGKAVLKYSLDSPLPNVIEDDVGGSNELKEGDMHASVDLIGKKLKRKHVALSKSKVSAKKSKKLSIEGSSRVKCKANRKIAKKNVGLLDKPKHMECFIKHEDHYRARVNFHCGFEKINVISEKLTDSQKVLFSKTCFGHFLNLKSYANQAKLVHHVLLREVNQPNLNEMWFKVCGKLIRFSLGEFGLLSGLNVFGDIDRGGIKNSNPIGLYSKFFGDHTRGISRIIVEERFKAANFDNDDEAVRMAVLYLITNFLYAWQKEKNIEKTDLYLCDSGGFNHFPWGKDIFNVTLSSLRDALRENEVVITRQGSYPTYKLNGLPFVFQVFIYESIPSLEGTYCEKVSCGLPRIINWSSVAIPSHKELERNVFSLHKTKIVKVLPTDEENNAFKLEGFFQCNKDMNVADFEDDDFVAPPKKPTSEAPSSSYVPCVTFGFSDMKIIVDECQKKCNIMSKEIAFLKSASESRHRALMEMLVNLKNDQDLKHKAVMEMLGELRPKSCGINDDIDHVDVGFVGADVGDTSGGGGVSKEKDKFFENESFTQVFDECIQAMQEDAAGDMVIADDKNDTVNENEKTTGNDVEETMNIVKPHDDVADVVKDLEEEAHIFNNMNVEIFDKVVHAAVGDLAKKKEVIMATPIAGSLMNPVVVSTPVVGKRNPKPATVLQSPFVNQFGSSSSKDMKHLEVVKSKRKVVGRYAFGDNLFDLPNQIDQDSFNKWFSLGLRKNNKYKKFDDNNSIIKEPFQFCVTEIERKIWFYDLVKDGRDLDNEHINVAFYYLRKKAKYCELINVRVTTTDNSFDQVITSLYDVYLSSDCDRSVISHNSVIFEYICGYKMLCNTPWSLVDFILFPINMTVVGCNHWILGEFNVKQRFFKVYNSMRNRVMDKKVLKVVEAYSTLLPLFLSLNNFYESREDIDLNAQAFKGIDMCHPLDIVFDDEVPQQSNNDCGIFIIKFAEFLMHGLIENIPNPLNVSFQRNKIAVELYVHAKRKKDEGYLSDGEFRGRMSKKMLNVNAMEV